GCCACGGGTGTAACTGCGTTGGCGGAAAATAATCGTACTCAACCGCATAACCGGTGCGCGTCACCTGCGCATTTTCCAAACCCGGGATGGTGTGAATTGCCTTAATTTGAACTTCCTCCGGCAAGCTGGTCGAAAAGCCGTTGACGTAATACTCAGTGGTCTGTCGGCCTTCGGGTTCGAGAAAAATTTGGTGGCGTGTCCGCTCCGCGAAGCGCGTGATCTTGTCTTCGATGGACGGACAATAACGCGGGCCGATGCCTTGAATGCGGCCGGTAAACATCGGCGAGCGATCCAGGCCGGTGCGCAGAATCGCGTGCGTCTCCTCGTTTGTATAGGTCAAATGACACGGCATTTGCTCGAGGTGAAGCTCATCATGCCGAAAGGAAAATGGCGGCGGTGGCTCATCGCCGGGCTGAATTTCGGTTTTGGAGAAGTCGATGGTGCGGCCATTGAGTCGCGGCGGCGTGCCGGTTTTCAAACGGCCGGTTTCAAATCCCAACTCCAGCAGTGATTCTGTCATCCCCTTCGCGGCAAATTCCCCGGCGCGACCGGCAGAGTAATTCGTGAGACCGACGTGAATAACGCCATTTAAAAAAGTGCCGGCGGTAAGAACGACGGTGCGGGCTTCAATGCGGCCGCCGGTCATCGTCCTTACGCCGATAATTTTTCCATTGCGGACGATGATGCCAGTCGCCATGTCCTGGCGAATTTCGAGATGGGCCTGCTGCTCGCAAGCATAGCGGATGCGCGTGGCATAGTGCACCCGATCAGCCTGCGCTCGTGGTGACCAGACAGCCGGGCCTTTGGATTTATTGAGCATGCGGAATTGGATGCCGGCATCGTCAATGGCCAAACCCATCTCGCCGCCGAGCGCATCCAACTCGCGCACCAACTGCCCTTTTGCCACGCCACCAATAGCCGGATTGCAGGACATTTGGCCGATGGTGAAAATGTTCATTGTCATAAGCATCGTGCGTGCGCCCATGCGAGCTGCGGCGAGTGCGGCTTCGGTTCCAGCATGGCCGGCGCCGATGACAAGGACGTCGTAGATGTTTGAATTTTGGATCGTAAGTTCCATTTTCGGTTACTTTTGGTTTGAACTCTTCGGGAATTCTGAAGAGCAGCCCTTCAATAAGATAAGAAAAAAATCGAATGACGCAATGGGCGTTTTCATGGCCATTGCAAAACAGGTTTTTACTTCCCAATACAAAAATGCGAAAAGATCTCACCAAGAATATCCTCGGTGGTGACTTCACCGACAAGTACGCCGATTTGATGAATGACTTCCCGCAAGTCGGCGACAACGAATTCGGCGGAGAGGTTGTTGTCCAAAGAATTTTTGGCATTGAGCAAAGCGGTTCGCGCTTTTTCCAAACATAGCTTGTGGCGCAGGTTGGTAAGAACGATTTCGCCGCTTCGATCTGAATCGTTGGTGGCAGCACACAAAGCCCTTTCGAGTTCGGAAATTCCAGCGCCGGTTTTGGCTGAGGTTTCTATTTCGCCTGCGACGGAAAATGGCAAGCGAAAGCGCCTGGCTGATTTCGGCAGATCACTTTTGTTGCGAAGATGAATGATTTTTTTCGTCCCGGTTTCATCGTGAACAAATCGAAGGCACTCGCCGGCAATCGCTTCGTCAAAAGCATCTGCCGGTTGCGATTGGTCGCTGACAAAGAGAATAATATGTGCCTCTTCTGCAGCGCGTCGGGAACGCGCAATGCCCTGCGACTCGATTTCATCATGACTTGTTCTAATGCCGGCCGTGTCAATGAGCCGAAAGCGTTGGCCCTCGAGCATAAAGCCGTCTTCGACCGTGTCGCGGGTGGTGCCGGGTATCGAGCTGACGATGACGCGATCTTGCCGCAAAAG
This window of the candidate division KSB1 bacterium genome carries:
- the mnmG gene encoding tRNA uridine-5-carboxymethylaminomethyl(34) synthesis enzyme MnmG, yielding MELTIQNSNIYDVLVIGAGHAGTEAALAAARMGARTMLMTMNIFTIGQMSCNPAIGGVAKGQLVRELDALGGEMGLAIDDAGIQFRMLNKSKGPAVWSPRAQADRVHYATRIRYACEQQAHLEIRQDMATGIIVRNGKIIGVRTMTGGRIEARTVVLTAGTFLNGVIHVGLTNYSAGRAGEFAAKGMTESLLELGFETGRLKTGTPPRLNGRTIDFSKTEIQPGDEPPPPFSFRHDELHLEQMPCHLTYTNEETHAILRTGLDRSPMFTGRIQGIGPRYCPSIEDKITRFAERTRHQIFLEPEGRQTTEYYVNGFSTSLPEEVQIKAIHTIPGLENAQVTRTGYAVEYDYFPPTQLHPWLETKLIENLFFAGQVNGTTGYEEAAVQGFMAGVNAVLKVRGEEPFVLSRSEAYIGVLIDDLVTKGTIEPYRMFTSRAEYRLLLRQDNADLRLMPHGHRLGLIDEATYQNLQNKKRGIDATIAALRETSVRPDEINDLLRAKGTQPISQHENLQKILRRPEIRLSDLRGFGRLELWENMHDKLWQNIAEQVEIEVKYEGFIERERQAIERFERLEGKKLPVDVDYRKLTALSAEAREKLNKLRPASVGQAARISGISPADISVLLILLRRGFSQPNENWDVSRETNEACETLLTDEVEAGSLNE